TCAAATGGGCATCGGAAAGATAGCTGTATCTGAGCTCTGAAATATTTATATATTGTAAAGACACGTGAAATGAGACTTCTTAAATCAAAAATAAAAGAACTGCATCTGCGCACTCCTCTGAGCATTAAGATGGCCATAGTGACCATCCTGGCAGGGTTCAGCGCCTCACTCTTTTTTGAGAGGATCCAGGGCGAACAGATCAGCAGGCACTCAATAATTCAGCTTGCGGTCATTATCCTGGCGGTGACGCTTGTAGTGCTCTGGATAACAGTGCGTATACAGAGATTAACAAAGCGTGTTTCCGACTTCTCCAGAAATACACTGGGGATAAAGACGCAGCAGGTGCTCAAAGGCGACCAGCTTTATATACTTGAGACGAGATTTCAGGATCTTACAGATGAGATAATAGGCGCGCGCGAAGCATTGAGGATCGAGGCGGAGAAGAAGCTGCTGCTTGAGAAGAGGCAGGTGGAGATGGCTGAGAAAGAGAATCATCTTAAGCTGCTTCAGTCCGTAACAAATGCCGTCGGCGTCGGCGTAATTAACATGACTTCCTCAGGGATGAAGGCTGCCAACAGCCAGATGGAGGCATTTGCCGAGATGTGCGGGGATATCTCAGCCTTTAAGATAGATGGGGAGGAGATCATTGAGCGCATCCTGCTGGATAAGGACGGCAATGAGCATATCTTCAGCATAAGCGGGCCTGATATCTTCACTGAAGAGAAGGTCCTGCTGGTAAGGGATATAACCGAACTTAAGCTGGCTGCCAAAAAACTTGAGAAGGACCGCCATATGCAGGGTGTCATAAGCACGGTGCTCAGGATATCTCTTACGCCTGTTTCGCTTGAAGACCAGCTTGAGCAGACGCTCGGCGTGCTCTTTTCGCTTCCATGGCTTGATGAAAGCTCAAACGGATGCATATATCTCGCGGATGAAGACGCGGAGATGCTTTTTATGAAAGCAAAGTACAGACTTCCGCAAAAGATCTCACATACCTGTTCGGTTGTTCCTTTTAACGAATGTTATTGCGGCAAGGCAGCTTCAACAAGGCAGATAATTTTTAATGAATGGGCTGACAGGTGCAGTTTTGATGCTGCTGATAATACCCGTAAGCAGAGCCAGTACTGCATTCCTATACTCTTTGGCAATAAGATCAACGGCGTAATGAACCTGTATCTTGGCGAGGGGTACCAGAGGAACCGCAGGGACGAGGACTTTTTCCTTGCCATTGCCAATACATTGGCCGGAATAATTGAGCACAAGAGTGCAGAGGCTGAGCTCGAGAAGGCGAGGGAGGCCGCAGAGGCGGCTTCTATGGCCAAGAGCGAGTTCCTTGCCAATATGAGCCATGAGATACGCACTCCTATGAACGCCATCATCGGCATGACAGAGCTTACGATTGATACGAACCTCACTCCTGAACAGAATGAGTATCTTAAGATAGTCCAGTCAAACTCTGAAGCGCTTCTCTCCCTCATCAATGATATTCTCGATATCTCCAAGATAGAGGCGGGCAACATGGAGCTGGAGCACATTCCATTTGACCTTAAGGAGGTTGTAGAGGGTGTCGCAGAGGGGCTTAATGTAAGGGCCAAGGATAAAGAGGTGGAGCTGATATGTTATGTTGACCCCGGCATCACATCATCCACTGTTCTTGGAGACCCAACCAGGCTTCGTCAGGTACTTATAAACCTTATGGGTAACGCGCTTAAATTCACTGAAAAGGGAGAGGTCGTGCTCAAGGTTGAACTCTCGCCGTCTTATACTGACCAGATAAAAAAAGTCGTCGGGCTTCACTTCATGGTCACGGACACAGGGGTCGGGATATCAGAAGCTGATATAGCGAAGATCTTTGATAAGTTCACGCAGGCTGACTCATCAACCACCAGAAAGTACGGAGGAACCGGACTCGGCCTGAGCATATCAAAGCTTCTCATAGAGATGATGGGCGGGAAGATATGGGCAGAGAGCACGATCGGCAAAGGCAGCGCTTTCCATATTGTTTTATCACTTCCTTATGAAGAAGAGCCCGGAGAGTTGAGAAAGATAGAGTATGCCTATCCTGATTTCAAAGAGATAACAGCGCTTGTTGTCGATGACAGCAGCACCAACAGGTTTATCCTGCAGAAGATACTCGGCGCGTGGGGATTTAACGTTGACGAGGCGGTCAGCGGGAAAGATGCGTTATCCATTCTGCAGTCAGGCCAAAAAAATTATAATCTTCTTATTCTTGACTATCAAATGCCTGAGATGGACGGAATCGAGGTTGTTGAGGCGCTGCGGAGCGACAAAAAGTTCAAGGACCTTAAGATCTTGATCCTCTCCTCCTGGGGCAGGATAAACCCCGGCTTGATGAAGAAGCTCAAGATCTGCGAAGCGCTGGTAAAGCCTGTTAAGCAGTCAAGCCTCTTTAATACGCTGCTAAAGGTACTGCGTATTAATGTACATGACCAGGCTGTGGTTCCAAAGAGAGAGATAGAGATCATTGACGAGAAGGGGCATATCAAGATACTGCTTGCCGATGACAATCCTGACGGCCAGAAACTTGCAAGAAAATTCCTTGAGAGCGCAGGCTTTGTAGTGGATACGGCAGATAACGGAAGGGATGTTGTTGAGGCGTTTAGAAAATATCATTTTGACCTGATACTGATGGATATCCAGATGCCGCAGATGGACGGATTTGAAGCAACCCGGCATATAAGGATGCTTGAAAAGGGCGGGAGGAGGACTCCTGTAATAGCCCTAACAGCCCATGCGATGAAGGGCTATCGTGAAAAATGCATGGAGAATGATATGGATGACTATATCACCAAGCCGCTGAACAGGAAGATCCTGCTGGATACCGTTGATAAATGGCTCGATATGTATCCTGTTATCCTGGTTGTGGATGATATAAAGGACAACAGGAGCCTCATTGAGAACTATCTCAAGGGTGAAAACTGCAGGCTGATATCTGCTTCGAACGGAAAAGAGGCGGTTGACATATTTAAGAAACAGAGGGTGTCGCTGATACTCATGGATATGGAGATGCCTGAGATGGACGGTTATGCGGCAACAAGCAATATCAGGGGGCTTGAAGGCGGCGCGAACCTGCCTATCGTTGCCATGACCGCGCACGATGGGACAGGCGAGGTTAGAAAGTGTCTCCAGGCCGGCTGCACTTCCCACCTGGCAAAACCTATCAGAAAGGCTGCTCTTCTGCAGGCGATACAGGAATATCTCAGAGGGAAAAAGCCCGCTCTGCCTGAGGCTTCAGCCGCAGACGGGACATATGGCGATAATGTTGTCTATATCGATCCTGACCTTCAGGACCTGATACCGGATTTCCTTGACAGCATGAAGAAAGAGGTTGAGAAGATAGGCGCCATGCTCAGCAAGAATGATCTCAATGAGATACAGAGGATAGGCCACAGCCTTAAGGGAACAGGCGGCAGCTATGGCTTCAATGAGATAACAGATATCGGGAAAGAGATGGAAGAGGCTGCAAAAAACAGTGATAAAGAGGCTATAATTAAACTCAACAGCCGTCTTGATAATTATCTTTCAACCGTCAAGATACATATGAGAGATGAACAGCCATGAATGATAATAAAAATTTAGTCCTTATCATAGACGATGACCTGCCGCTCACAAGGCTCATAGACCTTAAATTGAAGAAGGCAGGTTTTGCGACGCTTACCGCAATGGACAGCAGCAGCGCCATGGAGGCTTTGTCCAAAAACCATGTGGATCTTATTATCTGTGATATTCAGATGCCCGGAACGAGCGGTTTTGAATTCCGCGAGAATATACTCAATAAGTCCGAGACCAGGGATATCCCTTTCATCTTTCTTACGGCAAGCTCCGAGTCTGTGGACCAGGTCAAGGGATTCCGCCTGAGGGTGGATGATTATATTACCAAGCCGTTCGACCCGTCCATCCTTGTCGCCCGCGTACGGTCTGTGATCGAGCGGCATGCGACATTCACAGAGAGGTCCAGTATTGACCAGCTTACAGGGCTTCTGAACCGTCAGGCGCTTGAGCAAAGGGTGGAGAAAGAGCTTTCACGCATCGGCCGCTACGGCGGCGGCATATCGATCGTCTTTATTGATATAGATAATTTCAAAGGAGTAAATGACCAGCATGGCCATTCCATCGGCGACATTGTGCTTATACAGCTTGGCCAGCTCTTTCAGCAGAAGCTGAGGACCATTGATTTCGCAGGGCGCTACGGTGGCGAGGAGTTCGTGCTCTGCCTTATAAACTCAGACAAGGAAGGCGCCATGGAGTTGACCAAAAGGCTTCTTTCATCATTTCGAGAGACCCCTGTAAGCGACGCAAAACTTCTCTGCACCTTCAGCGCGGGCATAGCCTCTGCGCCTGAGGACGGCGCCAGTTTTTCAGTCCTCTGCAATAAGGCTGATGAAGCGATGTATATCTCAAAAAAGGAAGGGAAGAACAGGGTCACTTCATGGAAAGAGGGGGAGAAATAAATATCCATCCGATCCTTCTGGCAGGCGGAACAGGCACAAGGCTATGGCCTGTTTCAAGGGAGTTATTCCCTAAGCAGCTTGTGAACCTTGTCGGAGATGAATCGCTTATACAGAACACGATCAAGAGGCTCTCACCTACAGTCGACCTTGAGAGGCTGAAGATAGTCTGCGGCAAAGAACATTTATTTGAGATCGCAAGGCATCTTGAGGCGCTTGGAATATCCTCAGAAGGAAAGATAATCACCGAACCATGCGGAAGAAACACCGCGCCCGCGATATTACTGGCAATCCTTAATATCTTAAAGACCGAAGAGGATGCGGTCCTGCTGGTATTCCCTTCAGACCATGTGATAAAGGATCTTCAGGGTTTTCATGAAAGGCTTGAGGCTGCGGTAAGGCTTGCAGAAAAAGACTACGTCGTTACCTTCGGAATAAAACCTGACAGGCCTGAGACCGGCTACGGCTACATAGAAGGCGTGGGAGCTGTAGAGGAAGGAGCGCTCAGGGTCAAGAGGTTTGTTGAGAAGCCGGATCTTGAGACTGCAAAGGATTATCTCAGCAAGGGGAACTTCTTCTGGAACAGCGGCATGTTCGCATTTAAGGCATCTGTAATGCTTATGGAGTTTGCAGATGCAGAGCCGGAACTTTTAGAGAGCATGCGCGCGATATTGTCAGGCAAGGGGCCTGTCTCTATGGACAGCTATGCGGCGCTGCCCAATATCTCCATTGATTACGCTATCATGGAGAAGACCAAAAGAGGTGTCGTGCTCCCGTCAGACTTCGGGTGGAGCGATATCGGGACATGGGAGACTCTTTATAATTTTCTTCCGAAAGACTCCGATGATAATGTTGTGGAAGGGGATGTCATATTAAAAGATACAAGACACAGTTTTGTCAGGGGCGGCAACAGGCTGGTTGTTGTGACAGGGCTTGAGAATGTAGTTGTTATTGATACTCCTGATACCGTCTTTGTCTCAGACCTTGAGAAGAGCAAGGATGTAAAAAATATAGTCGCTGAATTGAAGGAGAAAGGCCGCGAGGAGTACAAGTCACATAGCACTGTCTATCGTCCTTGGGGGACATACACTATCCTTGAAGAGATGGAACATACAAAGATAAAACGTATCGTTGTTTATCCCGGTGCAAAGCTCTCTCTGCAGATGCATCATCACAGAAACGAACACTGGGTCGTTGTAAGAGGTATCGCAAAGATAATCAACGGCGACCACGCAATTATCCTCAAAGAGAACCAGTCAACCTACGTCCCTAAAGAGAACCGCCACCGCCTTGAGAACCCGGGCAAAGAGCCCCTTCATATAATCGAGGTTCAGATGGGCGATTATCTTGGAGAGGATGATATCGTGAGATTTGATGATGATTTCGGCAGAGAGTAGTTTTTAGTCGTTCACGGGAGGGTAATGTTTAAGAAGGATGAAGTGGTTTCAGGCAACGTTGCTGTGCAGCTGATGCCTGACAATATCATAGTAACTTTCTTAGACATGAAAGGTAAGGTTGTTACATGGTCATCTACACTTGCTCAGGGGTTTAAGGGCGAGTGGAGAACAACACCTCAGGCTGCGAAAAAAGCTGCAGCTGCTGCTGCGAAAAAAGCGACATATGCCGGGATGTTTGAAGTTAATATTTATATAAAGAATGATTACGGCGATGAAAAGGATATGGTTATTAAGGCTGTTATTGAAGGTATCTTATCCGCCGGGATCAAGATCCAGATGGTATATGATAAACACGGTGTCAGGATCAGGCACGATAGGGAGAAGAAGCCGGTCAAGGGGGATGTCTTTGTGCTGGAGAAGTACATTGAGAGGTTAAAAGAGTGGTGGAGGATGCTGTGGTGGTGATTATTGCTTTATGTTTATCAGCTTTTTATAATAGCAACAGAATTTATAACATTGAGATGGAATCGATAAAGGGGCTGTCATGAAAATTGGAAAGATCCTTGGTGAAGAGTTAAGCAGTTCTGTTAAGGAAATTCGGCAGGATACACATAATTACGCTGAATTAGTATTCTTCAGTAAAGACATTTCCAACTGGCATCAGATCTTATCTGGCAAATTTGGACATCCGGTGATTTTGGAAGACAGGATGGAACCTGAAGGCCCTGTAGATAA
The genomic region above belongs to Thermodesulfovibrionia bacterium and contains:
- a CDS encoding mannose-1-phosphate guanylyltransferase/mannose-6-phosphate isomerase, yielding MERGGEINIHPILLAGGTGTRLWPVSRELFPKQLVNLVGDESLIQNTIKRLSPTVDLERLKIVCGKEHLFEIARHLEALGISSEGKIITEPCGRNTAPAILLAILNILKTEEDAVLLVFPSDHVIKDLQGFHERLEAAVRLAEKDYVVTFGIKPDRPETGYGYIEGVGAVEEGALRVKRFVEKPDLETAKDYLSKGNFFWNSGMFAFKASVMLMEFADAEPELLESMRAILSGKGPVSMDSYAALPNISIDYAIMEKTKRGVVLPSDFGWSDIGTWETLYNFLPKDSDDNVVEGDVILKDTRHSFVRGGNRLVVVTGLENVVVIDTPDTVFVSDLEKSKDVKNIVAELKEKGREEYKSHSTVYRPWGTYTILEEMEHTKIKRIVVYPGAKLSLQMHHHRNEHWVVVRGIAKIINGDHAIILKENQSTYVPKENRHRLENPGKEPLHIIEVQMGDYLGEDDIVRFDDDFGRE
- a CDS encoding response regulator — translated: MRLLKSKIKELHLRTPLSIKMAIVTILAGFSASLFFERIQGEQISRHSIIQLAVIILAVTLVVLWITVRIQRLTKRVSDFSRNTLGIKTQQVLKGDQLYILETRFQDLTDEIIGAREALRIEAEKKLLLEKRQVEMAEKENHLKLLQSVTNAVGVGVINMTSSGMKAANSQMEAFAEMCGDISAFKIDGEEIIERILLDKDGNEHIFSISGPDIFTEEKVLLVRDITELKLAAKKLEKDRHMQGVISTVLRISLTPVSLEDQLEQTLGVLFSLPWLDESSNGCIYLADEDAEMLFMKAKYRLPQKISHTCSVVPFNECYCGKAASTRQIIFNEWADRCSFDAADNTRKQSQYCIPILFGNKINGVMNLYLGEGYQRNRRDEDFFLAIANTLAGIIEHKSAEAELEKAREAAEAASMAKSEFLANMSHEIRTPMNAIIGMTELTIDTNLTPEQNEYLKIVQSNSEALLSLINDILDISKIEAGNMELEHIPFDLKEVVEGVAEGLNVRAKDKEVELICYVDPGITSSTVLGDPTRLRQVLINLMGNALKFTEKGEVVLKVELSPSYTDQIKKVVGLHFMVTDTGVGISEADIAKIFDKFTQADSSTTRKYGGTGLGLSISKLLIEMMGGKIWAESTIGKGSAFHIVLSLPYEEEPGELRKIEYAYPDFKEITALVVDDSSTNRFILQKILGAWGFNVDEAVSGKDALSILQSGQKNYNLLILDYQMPEMDGIEVVEALRSDKKFKDLKILILSSWGRINPGLMKKLKICEALVKPVKQSSLFNTLLKVLRINVHDQAVVPKREIEIIDEKGHIKILLADDNPDGQKLARKFLESAGFVVDTADNGRDVVEAFRKYHFDLILMDIQMPQMDGFEATRHIRMLEKGGRRTPVIALTAHAMKGYREKCMENDMDDYITKPLNRKILLDTVDKWLDMYPVILVVDDIKDNRSLIENYLKGENCRLISASNGKEAVDIFKKQRVSLILMDMEMPEMDGYAATSNIRGLEGGANLPIVAMTAHDGTGEVRKCLQAGCTSHLAKPIRKAALLQAIQEYLRGKKPALPEASAADGTYGDNVVYIDPDLQDLIPDFLDSMKKEVEKIGAMLSKNDLNEIQRIGHSLKGTGGSYGFNEITDIGKEMEEAAKNSDKEAIIKLNSRLDNYLSTVKIHMRDEQP
- the rpsK gene encoding 30S ribosomal protein S11; the encoded protein is MFKKDEVVSGNVAVQLMPDNIIVTFLDMKGKVVTWSSTLAQGFKGEWRTTPQAAKKAAAAAAKKATYAGMFEVNIYIKNDYGDEKDMVIKAVIEGILSAGIKIQMVYDKHGVRIRHDREKKPVKGDVFVLEKYIERLKEWWRMLWW
- a CDS encoding diguanylate cyclase, which gives rise to MNDNKNLVLIIDDDLPLTRLIDLKLKKAGFATLTAMDSSSAMEALSKNHVDLIICDIQMPGTSGFEFRENILNKSETRDIPFIFLTASSESVDQVKGFRLRVDDYITKPFDPSILVARVRSVIERHATFTERSSIDQLTGLLNRQALEQRVEKELSRIGRYGGGISIVFIDIDNFKGVNDQHGHSIGDIVLIQLGQLFQQKLRTIDFAGRYGGEEFVLCLINSDKEGAMELTKRLLSSFRETPVSDAKLLCTFSAGIASAPEDGASFSVLCNKADEAMYISKKEGKNRVTSWKEGEK